Part of the Halodesulfovibrio aestuarii DSM 17919 = ATCC 29578 genome, GTTATTCAAAAATGCATGTTCACGCTGTTCAAACTGAGCGTGATCATTAACGCGCTTGCGCTAATCATTGTCTGCGGGTTCGTACTATATTATGGCGCTCCTGCCATTTCATGGGAATTCTTACTCGAAAACCCGCGTAACGCTATGACAGAAGGCGGGATTTTCCCATGTATTCTGGGCACGATTGCCCTGTCCTACGGCTCCATGCTTATTGCACTGCCATGGGGCGTTGCCACCGCAATTTATCTTCATGAATATGCAAAACCGGGCAAAGTGGTTCATCTTATCAGGCTTGCAATTAACAACCTTGCAGGTGTCCCCTCTGTAGTGTTTGGTTTGTTCGGCCTGTCACTCTTTGTTACGGTTCTTGGTATGGGGGTTTCGCTCCTCGCAGGTATGCTTACCCTTGCGGCACTTGTCCTTCCACTAATTATTGGAGCCTCAGAGGAAGCGCTGAGGAGTGTTTCCCCCACATACCGCGAAGCCTCATTAGGACTCGGTGCCACCAAATGGCAGACTATCTACCGGATTGTACTGCCAGCTGCTGCACCGGGAATTTTGACAGGCGCCATTCTTTCTGTAGGACGCGCTGCAGGTGAAACCGCAGCAATCATGTTTACCGCGGCAATGTTCTTTTCTCCACTGCTTCCACAATCTATTTTCGACAGCGTAATGGCTCTGCCATATCACATATATGTTCTGGCTACTGCCGGTACAAATATCGAGCAAACACGGCCGCTGCAATACGGCACATCTCTTGTACTCATTGTGCTGGTACTAAGCATGAACTTCATGGCCATTATGCTCCGGGCACGAATGCAGAAAAAGCTTTCATAATATAATCAGACCTAAAACAAACATCCACTGTCCAGTAAAAGCCCGTAGGCACCAAGCCTGCGGGCTCTTTGTGTCTTCGTCTATTTTCAACAAAACGGCAGCAGCAGTCCCCTCATATCCTGTGTTATTCGTTGCCTGCCAACAATATTATGTGTATTTTATCAAAAAGATAAAAGGGGTGCAGAATGGACAACAAAAAATATTTTCTGAATGAAATTAGTTTGTTTAATATCCGCAACAGGAACGAAGTGCGCGTAATCAAGATTATGAAACAAGTTATGGATACCCCTCCATACTACAAGCCATCCGAAAAAGATCTGTTGGACATTTATGCGCTATCGCTCAACTCCCTTCCTCCACGATACGCACAGCAGGGGACAATTGTTTTGCGTGATCCTGTCCGTGATAACGAAATTGAAGATGCAGTGCGCAAAGCATTTGCCATTGTTGTTGAAAATCCTAAAAAATAACACAGGACTATTATGATCTCCGTTGATACCCACATACACACGCTGTACTCCCATGGCAAAGCTACACCTGAAGAGATGTATGAGGCTGCTGTAAAAAAAGGGATTAAGGTATTCGGCTTTTCTGAACACTCGGTACGCCCAGCGGGCATGAGCTACCCACAACGAGAGTACAGAGAGCATTTAGCAGCACATTGGGACACCTATATTAAAAAAGTAACTGCTCTGAAAAATAACAATGATGACGTTACTGTTTTACTGGGTATTGAAGTAGATTGGATGGAAGGCAACGAAGAATTCATTAAGGCACAACTTGCAAAGCATGATTTTGATTATGTGCTTTGCGGCATCCATTTTTTAGAAAACTGGGGATTTGATTACTCGGAAGCAGATTGGGAATCTCTTAACTATGATGAACAGGTAGCACTTTACAAAAAGTACTTCGAAACTATGGTCACGATGGCTAAGACGGGTATTTTTGACACAATTGCACATCCCGATATCATTAAGATTTTCTCATGCGCTTATTTCAGCAAATGGATTGCAACAGAAGAAGCACAGGCGCTAGTGCACCAAGCACTTTCAGCTGTTCGTGATGCAGGTATGTCCATGGAGATTTCTTCAGCCGGAATACGCAAGAGTTGTCAGGAAATTTACCCGGGTGAGATTATCATGGGTATTGCCAGCAAGCTTAACCTGCCAATTTCCTTTGGTTCCGACGCTCATTCCACATCGTCCGTAGCTTTCAATTTCGACAAGCTGGAAGAACATGCGCGCCGCTTCGGGTACACAGAAAGTGTCTATTTCCAAAATAGAAAAATGCATTCACGTCCATTCTAACTGACACGCATGCTCAATAAACATTCAAAATTTCACAGCCTCATACAGATTGCCGGAGTCCACGACGTGCAGGAAACACAAATGCTTGCCGACTGTGGGGTGCATTGTGTGGGGCTGCCTTTACGTCTACCGGTCAACAAGGAAGACATCACAGAAGATGAGGCCCGGGAAATTATCCAACAGACCTGTACACATATTCTTCCCGTCTGCATCACATATCTCGATAAAGCAGAAGATATCGTCCAATTCTGCAGCGAGTTGAACATTACACATGTACAATTACATGGACATGTTGAATTGGCAGAACTGCAAAAGCTTGCGCGCATTGCACCAGATCTCTACATCATTAAATCACTTGTAATACAGGCAGACGGCAGCAACAAAAAGGCACTATTGCAAGTTGTCAAAGATAGTGCCCCCTATGTTGATGCATACATTACTGACACCCACAATTCTAAAACCGGTGCAGACGGTGCGACAGGTTTAACCCACGATTGGAACATTTCTGCCGAGCTAGTGCAGCAATCACCGCGCCCTATCATTCTCGCAGGTGGACTAACTGCCGACAACGTTGCTGAAGCAATCCGCATTGTAAAACCGTCAGGAGTTGACGCGCACACCGGTGTAGAAGATGCCACAGGTCGAAAAAGCCAGACGCTGGTATATAAATTTGTTCAGGAAGCAGCCAAGGCTTTTGCTAAACTCACAGGTTAACTGCCTCTCTCCCAAAGAGTTACAAGGAAGTAAGCCGCCTCTATCTTCTTGTGAATATCAGTAATTTACAGTATGTACCCTGCGTGGGCTAAAAAATTTTCAAGAGCTGGCAGGCTCAACAGACAAGGAGTGACAACATGGATTATATTTTCTTTTTTCTCGGAATAGCTGCAGTTGCCTGCGCATTGCGCTACATCAAAAAAACAAGCTAATTGCCGCAACCAGAAACCGTTATGGAACTGGTTGACCGGAATACCGGTCTACTTCAGGACATGAACTCATGCAGTACATGTCCTTTTTTGCGGCCTGCACTACAGCAGACATCCTTAATAAAGCGTAATTGTCAGCTAGGCGACAGATGGGCAACCCCAATCAGATGTACCCTTTGCGAAGCATTTCTGTAGTTTTTTCATCAAACGTAGACGAGGTTTGTAGACTATGTCTCAAAAAATTGTAACGCCCCATATTCTACGGCGCGTTATTCAGTGTCTTTTTCTCTTATTCTGCCTCTTTATCGGCTACCGTCTCTTCCAACATTTTATATGGGCAACAGGCCAATCTTCGGTATTCGTTTCTAAACCTCCGTCCGTAGAAGCATTCCTCCCTATCAGTGCGCTTATGGCAGCCAAACAATTCATTCTCACAAAAAAGTGGGATATGGTTCATCCTGCCGGCTTGACGCTCTTTTTTGCCTTTATCTGGATGGCACTTTTATTCAGAAAAAGCTTTTGCGGATACATTTGTCCTGTGGGATTCATCTCGAACCTTATAGAACAACTCGGACGAAAATTAAGACTGCAAAAAGAATTACCAGCAAGGGTTGAACGTGCTCTTTCTGTACCCAAATATCTTATCCTAAGCGGATTTGTATACTTCATTGTCTTCAACATGAGCACCCGCCAAATCAGCAGTTTTCTCACCCTTCCATACAACTATGTTGCTGATTCCAAAATGCTGACATTTTTTCTTGCCCCGTCTGGAACCACATTGATCGTAATTGCTATTCTTGCAGTTCTTTCTCTTTTTATCCGCAACTTCTGGTGCCGATTCCTCTGCCCTTACGGCGCACTATTAGGACTTTGTTCCACATTCAGCCCTACAGCTATTACGCGCGATACCGGTTCCTGCATCTCCTGTGGTAAGTGCAGAAAAATTTGTCCTTCAGCCATCCATGTCGACAAACGAAAAACTGTTCATTCGCCAGAATGTGTAGGGTGCGCAGAATGTGTAGGGGTATGCCCA contains:
- the pstA gene encoding phosphate ABC transporter permease PstA codes for the protein MSQLIDTAGNQIVHHSPATSGACSMRHVIQKCMFTLFKLSVIINALALIIVCGFVLYYGAPAISWEFLLENPRNAMTEGGIFPCILGTIALSYGSMLIALPWGVATAIYLHEYAKPGKVVHLIRLAINNLAGVPSVVFGLFGLSLFVTVLGMGVSLLAGMLTLAALVLPLIIGASEEALRSVSPTYREASLGLGATKWQTIYRIVLPAAAPGILTGAILSVGRAAGETAAIMFTAAMFFSPLLPQSIFDSVMALPYHIYVLATAGTNIEQTRPLQYGTSLVLIVLVLSMNFMAIMLRARMQKKLS
- a CDS encoding late competence development ComFB family protein — protein: MDNKKYFLNEISLFNIRNRNEVRVIKIMKQVMDTPPYYKPSEKDLLDIYALSLNSLPPRYAQQGTIVLRDPVRDNEIEDAVRKAFAIVVENPKK
- a CDS encoding histidinol-phosphatase — translated: MISVDTHIHTLYSHGKATPEEMYEAAVKKGIKVFGFSEHSVRPAGMSYPQREYREHLAAHWDTYIKKVTALKNNNDDVTVLLGIEVDWMEGNEEFIKAQLAKHDFDYVLCGIHFLENWGFDYSEADWESLNYDEQVALYKKYFETMVTMAKTGIFDTIAHPDIIKIFSCAYFSKWIATEEAQALVHQALSAVRDAGMSMEISSAGIRKSCQEIYPGEIIMGIASKLNLPISFGSDAHSTSSVAFNFDKLEEHARRFGYTESVYFQNRKMHSRPF
- a CDS encoding phosphoribosylanthranilate isomerase, which codes for MQETQMLADCGVHCVGLPLRLPVNKEDITEDEAREIIQQTCTHILPVCITYLDKAEDIVQFCSELNITHVQLHGHVELAELQKLARIAPDLYIIKSLVIQADGSNKKALLQVVKDSAPYVDAYITDTHNSKTGADGATGLTHDWNISAELVQQSPRPIILAGGLTADNVAEAIRIVKPSGVDAHTGVEDATGRKSQTLVYKFVQEAAKAFAKLTG
- a CDS encoding 4Fe-4S binding protein; translated protein: MSQKIVTPHILRRVIQCLFLLFCLFIGYRLFQHFIWATGQSSVFVSKPPSVEAFLPISALMAAKQFILTKKWDMVHPAGLTLFFAFIWMALLFRKSFCGYICPVGFISNLIEQLGRKLRLQKELPARVERALSVPKYLILSGFVYFIVFNMSTRQISSFLTLPYNYVADSKMLTFFLAPSGTTLIVIAILAVLSLFIRNFWCRFLCPYGALLGLCSTFSPTAITRDTGSCISCGKCRKICPSAIHVDKRKTVHSPECVGCAECVGVCPVNDCLTVRTFNKKVPFATIAIGGICVLLAFYGIAIATGHWYSNATPELIRKFHMLIFNK